The Kineosporia sp. NBRC 101731 genome has a window encoding:
- a CDS encoding sensor domain-containing diguanylate cyclase has product MTRPTHRSWSTCLVACFALAVVTSELGLRLLQDQALHTSVWWPLAGAGLALMVRLPRGYWLPVIAGIDSGQFLSALGHGYGLTSSAAIALATAGELIAIATLLGRVFPGGARLDTPRHAAGFTGCVVAGVVLGSTVYAVPQTLWGNGDLLALWAGCFSAHALGMLLVSPVFLVATYDEARDELRERRANLEWLAQFVVVGALGAVMFATRQQLVPSVVCSLPLLWGGLRLGALRSMVSLQLLAVVATVGTLHGGGPFADTGWARTPTTQMALASLTLLLLFSVLAARAKNEALRLSEDRAAALTKAEELTGTGSGMLDLKTGQVTWTPGVYRHLGLDPATVAPDPQHYFAAIHPDDRERVMNTVREMMATGETRIGHEYRLMHPDGSQRLVVGRTEPETDDSGRVVRLHSTVHDITALRETQAARARSDSELAAVLEALTETAVLTTSAVTGIVTRFNRGAERLLGWEAGEAIGSARPSTFLTPETRRAIANRLGTDDQALAFEAMSRRPGKSVTEQTICVRKDGTRFPAQLTITTHVAPDGSREFIGVITDLTEVMRAQAELGESQDRFRRAFEGAPLAMAIVGLDPIDPGVINRVNQALSEFVGRPATALLGRRIADLTAEPSATRITELLVRMADGEIHEARDDIQLLECGDGEKWGRMAASAVRPSGDTAAYLIVMIEDITARRELTERLHHEATHDALTGLPNRSHLHRELDRTLRQQVRPVAVLYIDLDGFKAVNDTAGHAAGDALLKQAADRIAACVRADDVVARLGGDEFAVLCPGIADADIALEVARRIVASIGEEFDLTLARVRIGASVGVALSTTDDTGPALLHAADEAMYRAKRGGKGRVRVSSR; this is encoded by the coding sequence ATGACCCGGCCGACCCACCGGTCCTGGTCGACGTGCCTGGTCGCCTGTTTCGCCCTGGCCGTCGTCACGAGCGAACTCGGTCTGCGCCTTCTGCAGGACCAGGCGCTGCACACCTCGGTGTGGTGGCCGCTGGCCGGCGCCGGACTGGCCTTGATGGTCCGCCTCCCCCGCGGTTACTGGCTGCCGGTGATCGCCGGCATCGACTCCGGGCAGTTCCTCTCCGCCCTGGGGCACGGCTACGGCCTGACCAGTTCGGCCGCTATCGCCCTCGCCACCGCCGGCGAACTGATCGCCATCGCCACCCTGCTGGGCCGGGTGTTCCCCGGCGGGGCGCGCCTGGACACGCCTCGTCACGCCGCCGGCTTCACCGGTTGTGTGGTCGCGGGCGTCGTACTGGGCTCGACGGTCTACGCCGTGCCCCAGACGCTCTGGGGCAATGGTGATCTCCTCGCCCTCTGGGCGGGCTGTTTCAGCGCCCACGCCCTGGGCATGCTGCTGGTCTCACCGGTGTTCCTGGTCGCCACGTACGACGAGGCCCGGGACGAACTGCGCGAGCGCCGGGCCAATCTGGAATGGCTGGCCCAGTTCGTCGTGGTCGGCGCCCTCGGAGCCGTGATGTTCGCGACGAGGCAGCAGCTCGTCCCCTCGGTAGTCTGTTCCCTGCCCCTGCTCTGGGGTGGCCTGCGTCTGGGCGCGCTGCGGTCGATGGTGTCACTGCAACTGCTGGCCGTCGTCGCGACCGTCGGAACCCTGCACGGAGGTGGGCCGTTCGCCGACACCGGCTGGGCCCGCACCCCCACGACGCAGATGGCTCTCGCCTCCCTCACCCTGCTGCTGCTCTTCAGCGTGCTGGCGGCCCGGGCGAAGAACGAGGCCCTGAGACTCAGCGAGGACCGGGCCGCCGCGCTGACCAAGGCCGAGGAACTGACCGGCACCGGGTCGGGGATGCTCGACCTGAAGACCGGGCAGGTGACCTGGACGCCGGGTGTGTACCGGCATCTCGGACTCGACCCGGCGACGGTGGCACCGGACCCGCAGCACTACTTCGCCGCGATCCACCCGGACGACCGGGAACGCGTCATGAACACGGTGCGGGAGATGATGGCCACCGGCGAGACCCGGATCGGGCACGAGTACCGGCTGATGCACCCGGACGGGTCGCAACGCCTGGTGGTCGGCCGCACCGAACCCGAGACGGACGATTCCGGCCGGGTCGTCCGGCTCCACTCCACCGTGCACGACATCACCGCCCTGCGGGAGACGCAGGCCGCCCGGGCCCGGTCGGACAGTGAACTCGCTGCGGTCCTGGAGGCCCTGACCGAGACCGCCGTCCTCACCACCTCGGCCGTCACCGGAATCGTCACGCGGTTCAACCGGGGCGCCGAGCGACTGCTCGGCTGGGAGGCGGGCGAGGCCATCGGATCGGCCCGGCCCTCGACGTTCCTGACCCCCGAGACCCGTCGGGCGATCGCGAACAGGCTCGGCACCGACGATCAGGCCCTCGCGTTCGAGGCCATGTCGCGCCGGCCGGGGAAATCGGTCACCGAGCAGACCATCTGCGTCCGCAAGGACGGCACCCGGTTCCCCGCCCAGCTCACCATCACCACCCACGTCGCGCCCGACGGCTCGCGCGAGTTCATCGGCGTGATCACCGACCTGACCGAGGTCATGCGGGCCCAGGCCGAACTGGGCGAGAGCCAGGACCGCTTCCGGCGGGCCTTCGAGGGAGCTCCTCTGGCCATGGCGATCGTGGGTCTGGACCCGATCGACCCCGGCGTGATCAACCGGGTCAACCAGGCCCTCAGCGAATTCGTCGGCCGGCCGGCAACCGCTCTGCTGGGCCGCCGGATCGCCGATCTGACGGCGGAACCGTCCGCCACCCGGATCACCGAGCTCCTGGTCCGGATGGCGGACGGGGAGATCCACGAGGCGCGGGACGACATCCAGCTGCTGGAGTGCGGTGACGGGGAGAAGTGGGGCCGGATGGCGGCCTCGGCCGTGCGGCCCTCCGGCGACACCGCGGCGTACCTGATCGTGATGATCGAGGACATCACCGCGCGGCGGGAACTGACGGAACGACTGCACCACGAGGCCACGCACGACGCCCTGACCGGGCTGCCGAACCGTTCGCACCTGCACCGGGAGCTGGACCGGACGCTGCGCCAGCAGGTCCGCCCGGTGGCCGTGCTGTACATCGACCTGGACGGGTTCAAGGCGGTCAACGACACGGCCGGGCACGCGGCCGGTGACGCACTGCTCAAGCAGGCCGCCGACCGGATCGCCGCCTGCGTGCGGGCCGACGACGTCGTGGCCCGGCTGGGCGGCGACGAGTTCGCCGTTCTCTGCCCGGGAATCGCCGACGCGGACATCGCCCTCGAGGTCGCCCGGCGCATCGTGGCCTCGATCGGTGAGGAGTTCGACCTGACCCTGGCCCGGGTGCGGATCGGGGCGAGTGTCGGAGTGGCGCTGTCGACCACGGACGACACCGGACCGGCCCTCCTGCACGCTGCGGACGAGGCGATGTACCGCGCGAAACGGGGTGGCAAGGGCCGTGTGAGGGTCAGTTCACGATGA
- a CDS encoding DUF429 domain-containing protein: MYFVGLDLAWGERKPTGLAVLDEEGALLHVSAAQSDEDILAALAPYTAGDCVVAIDAPLIVRNETGNRPAEAALNKDFARFHAGAHPVNTTKPEFSGVPRGARIASALKLDMNPRSGRGRRALEVYPHAATVSLFRLGRTLKYKAKPGRTRDLLQTELLRLMGLVGGLAGAEPALHLDRPGSRWPELIEAAGSAGKKSELRVVEDQVDAVICAYVALLATRHPQMMTTYGDAENGYIVTPALPEGLEPSSPDDPAQEDPVSLAVREYALRQPALAEAADTFVALVTSILDEAGINYLSVNGRAKAVASFAGKAGRRTEDGELVYTDPLREINDQIGVRVITYVQHDVATVADVIHDQLLVQRDRDMGEETARQGRFGYRSRHMLIALDAAREGHSDYEALRGRAASLQVRTVLQHAWAEFEHDIRYKGSVPAEQAPELDRRFTLAAGLLELADQEFSNIRDRIAESQPLPGGEPGGDDETTGRDIADDDSRVGARELAAFLAGQYPEAGWSRTEHYTWITGLLSELAITSLPELTEVLRPVNELDLNTRMAYKYPPGAVRRLDDALLAAFGEKYAALPGNADRRPLLRSRLEKLQPAALSPSETPDASTPQI; the protein is encoded by the coding sequence GTGTACTTCGTCGGACTGGATCTTGCCTGGGGCGAACGCAAGCCCACCGGACTCGCCGTGCTCGACGAGGAGGGCGCGCTGCTGCACGTCAGCGCGGCCCAGAGCGACGAGGACATCCTCGCGGCGCTGGCGCCCTACACGGCCGGTGACTGCGTCGTCGCGATCGACGCCCCGCTGATCGTGCGGAACGAGACCGGCAACCGGCCGGCCGAGGCGGCCCTCAACAAGGACTTCGCCCGGTTCCACGCCGGCGCCCACCCGGTGAACACCACCAAGCCCGAGTTCTCCGGGGTGCCGCGCGGCGCCCGCATCGCCTCGGCGCTGAAGCTGGACATGAACCCACGCTCAGGCCGGGGCCGGCGGGCGCTCGAGGTCTACCCGCACGCCGCCACCGTCTCACTCTTCCGGCTCGGCCGGACACTGAAGTACAAGGCCAAACCGGGCCGCACCCGCGACCTTCTGCAGACCGAGCTGCTCCGGCTCATGGGCCTGGTCGGCGGTCTGGCCGGGGCCGAGCCGGCTCTGCACCTGGACCGGCCCGGGTCGCGCTGGCCGGAGCTGATCGAGGCGGCCGGCAGCGCCGGGAAGAAGAGCGAGCTGCGGGTCGTCGAGGACCAGGTCGACGCCGTGATCTGCGCCTACGTGGCGCTTCTGGCGACCCGTCACCCGCAGATGATGACCACCTACGGCGACGCCGAGAACGGTTACATCGTCACCCCCGCGCTGCCCGAAGGGCTGGAGCCGAGCTCGCCCGACGACCCCGCCCAGGAAGACCCGGTGTCGCTGGCCGTGCGCGAGTACGCCCTGCGACAGCCCGCCCTGGCCGAGGCCGCCGACACCTTCGTCGCCCTCGTCACCTCGATCCTCGACGAGGCCGGCATCAACTATCTGAGCGTCAACGGCCGGGCCAAGGCGGTGGCCTCGTTCGCCGGGAAGGCCGGGCGACGCACCGAGGACGGCGAGCTGGTCTACACCGACCCGCTGCGGGAGATCAACGACCAGATCGGCGTCCGGGTGATCACCTACGTGCAGCACGACGTCGCCACCGTCGCCGACGTGATCCACGACCAGCTGCTGGTCCAACGCGACCGGGACATGGGCGAGGAGACCGCCCGGCAGGGCCGTTTCGGCTACCGCAGCCGGCACATGCTGATCGCCCTGGACGCCGCCCGGGAGGGGCACTCCGACTACGAGGCGTTGCGCGGGCGGGCCGCCTCGCTCCAGGTGCGCACCGTGCTGCAGCACGCCTGGGCCGAGTTCGAGCACGACATCCGTTACAAGGGATCGGTTCCCGCCGAGCAGGCCCCGGAGCTGGACCGCCGCTTCACACTGGCCGCCGGCCTGCTGGAGCTGGCCGACCAGGAGTTCTCCAACATCCGCGACCGGATCGCCGAGAGCCAGCCCCTGCCCGGCGGCGAGCCGGGCGGTGACGACGAGACCACCGGCCGCGACATCGCCGACGACGACTCCCGGGTCGGCGCCCGTGAGCTGGCGGCCTTCCTGGCCGGGCAGTACCCGGAGGCCGGCTGGTCCCGCACCGAGCACTACACCTGGATCACCGGCCTGCTGTCCGAGCTGGCGATCACCTCGCTACCGGAACTCACCGAGGTACTGCGGCCGGTCAACGAGCTCGACCTGAACACCCGGATGGCCTACAAGTACCCGCCGGGCGCCGTGCGCCGGCTCGACGACGCGCTGCTCGCGGCGTTCGGGGAGAAGT